Genomic DNA from Deltaproteobacteria bacterium:
AGGGTGGTCTTTCCAGTACCGCCCTTTCCGCTCAGGACAAGGATCTCTTTCATGGCGTCACCTCCCTGAGGACCCTTTCGAAATCCGACCGCAGATCCGGCCTGCTTTCGATGAGTGGAACGCCACGGGAATACCCCTCGGCGATCCTGCGGTCAAACGGGATCTCGAGAAGGACGGAAATGCCCTCGGACCCGCACCACGTCCGGGCCCGCTCGTCCCCTATGTCTGCACGGTTTATCACGACCCCGAAGGGGAGTTCGAGCTTTCTCATGACACCTACCGCGAGCTTCATGTCATGGAAACCGAAAGGGGTCGGCTCGGTCACAAGGATCACGAAGTCCGCGTCCCGCACGGTCGCCACGACCGGGCATGAGGTGCCTGGTGGGGCGTCGAACAGCACAAGGCCATTCGATTGGGCCGTCTCCTTCACGGCCGAGATGAGAGGAGGGGCCATGGCCTCTCCCACCCTCAGGATCCCATGGGCAAATGAGATCCTGCCGGCATTTCCCTTTTCTACCCATCCTATCTCCCGCTCAGCCGGGATGACCGCCCCCTCAGGGCAGACCCGGAAACACCCGCCGCAGGAATGGCAGAGCTCTGGAAATGTCATTATGGTCTTTCCGAAGACCGTTATGGCATTGAACCGGCAGATGTCCCGGCATGCCCCGCAATACGTGCAGAGTTCCTCGCGGATCTTCGGGACCTCCACGGTCACACGGCGCCTTTCGGTGATCTCCGGGCGCAGGAAAAGGGCGGCATTCGGCTCCTCTACGTCACAATCGATGAACTGGACCGGCCCCTTGGCAACAAGCGCGAGACTTACGGCAAGGGTGGTCTTACCGGTGCCACCCTTGCCGCTTGCAATGGCAAGCCTCACTTACCGGCACCTTCCGCCGCCGCAGCCCATGCCGCCACCGCCGCCCATGCCTCGGCCCCTGCCCATGCCTGCACCCCCTCCGCCGCATCGGCCTCCCCCGCCCCCAATGCCGGGGGAAGAGGTCTGGATCTGGGATGCAAGACCCTGGTGGGCATCGCACGTGGGACCCGTCAATCCAGAAGCGCCGCCGGAGGCAAATCTCTGGACGGCCTCCCGGACCGTGCCTGCCGCACCCGATACGATTCGAATGCCAGCGGCCTCAAGGACCGCGTAGGCCTTGGGCCCCACCTGACCAGTCAGGACCACCGTGGCCCCACTTTCTGCAACAAGGGTCGCGGCATTGATACCGGCCCCGTGCGCGGCGTTCTGCGCAGAACGGTTGTCGATGACCCCTGCGATCTCACCGGTTCCTGATTCTACGACGACAAAATAATCCGCCCTTCCAAACCGGGGATCCACAGTCGAATCCAGACCAGGACCAGTTGCGCTGACGGCCACCTTCATATCCATCACCTCAGTCATGTAGTTAAAATCCTGCCTTGACGGCATAAGGCACAATAGGACAGGGGAGGGATGACGTCAAGCCGTTTATGAGCGCACGACCAGTATTTTTTTATTAACTAACTAATTAAATTCAATTTTTATTGATACAAAAAATCCTTGCTTTCCCATACGATCGAAGTATGATGATCTGAACCAGCCCTCTTTTTACCATCTCTGCCACACGTATCTGCGGCCCACGGAATTTATCAACAGACCGGACACAACGAAACTGAATCAATTTGGTGCATTCTCGGCCATAGCATCATCTAAAACATCACAAAGGAGGCATCATGGGCAAAAAAATCGTTGTCATCGGTGGCGTCGCGTGCGGAATGAAGGCTGCCTGTCGCGCCAAGAGAATCGATCCCTCCCTCGAAATTCTCGTCCTTGAACGGGATTCCGACATCTCGTACGGGGCCTGCGGACTTCCCTTTTACCTCGAGGGCCAGTTCCAGGACATCCATGATCTCACCACGACGCCTGTGGGCGTCATCAGGGACGTGAACTTCTTTCGGGCCGTAAAGGGTGTAGAGGTCAGGATCCGGACCGAAGCGATCCGGATCGACAGGAAGGACAAGAAAGTCCTTGTCCGCGACCTCGAAACTGGGAAGGAAGAAGGGATCCCTTACGATAAACTCGTCATAGCCACGGGCAGCAGGCCGGTCCGCCCACCGATTCCGGGCATCGATTTGGCCGGCATCCACTGCCTCAAGACCCTGCATGACGGCGAGGCCATCAAAAAGGCCATGGCCCAGGC
This window encodes:
- a CDS encoding ATP-binding protein gives rise to the protein MRLAIASGKGGTGKTTLAVSLALVAKGPVQFIDCDVEEPNAALFLRPEITERRRVTVEVPKIREELCTYCGACRDICRFNAITVFGKTIMTFPELCHSCGGCFRVCPEGAVIPAEREIGWVEKGNAGRISFAHGILRVGEAMAPPLISAVKETAQSNGLVLFDAPPGTSCPVVATVRDADFVILVTEPTPFGFHDMKLAVGVMRKLELPFGVVINRADIGDERARTWCGSEGISVLLEIPFDRRIAEGYSRGVPLIESRPDLRSDFERVLREVTP
- a CDS encoding NifB/NifX family molybdenum-iron cluster-binding protein, translated to MKVAVSATGPGLDSTVDPRFGRADYFVVVESGTGEIAGVIDNRSAQNAAHGAGINAATLVAESGATVVLTGQVGPKAYAVLEAAGIRIVSGAAGTVREAVQRFASGGASGLTGPTCDAHQGLASQIQTSSPGIGGGGGRCGGGGAGMGRGRGMGGGGGMGCGGGRCR